A single genomic interval of Eurosta solidaginis isolate ZX-2024a chromosome 3, ASM4086904v1, whole genome shotgun sequence harbors:
- the LOC137244453 gene encoding uncharacterized protein, producing MNRTHLIVCLTDSIHIHQIKNIAPNELGLNTETVNIFKIGKKAVMMALDALALQVAKIAAARQLEKAEKHSSHCTDDAKSETAVVAAATDTTLYSPNSGCSD from the exons atgaatcgaacgcacctaattgtctgcctaacggatagtatacatattcatcaaatcaaaaatattgcaccaaacgaactgggtctgaatactgaaacagtaaaCATATTCAAAATCGGTAAAAAGGCTGTGATGATGGCATTAGACG ctttaGCTTTACAAGTAGCAAAAATTGCTGCCGCCAGGCAATTGGAAAAAGCagagaagcattcatcacactgtacggatgatgcaaagtcagaaactgctgttgtagctgctgccaccgacacaactcTCTATTCGCCGAATAGCGGCTGTTCCGACTAA